The genomic window CTCTCTTTTTGTCTTTTTTTGCTATATGGTTTTACTTACGTCTTCAAGAAAAAAATAGTCTACCAAGAAACTTAAATTGAGCAAGTTAAAACTTAAAAAATGAAACTTTTTCAGCAATCCCTAATTACAAAGAAAATAGTGGTGGGTGTGAAAGGTGTGATCATGATGTCTCTTGATAAAAACATTGAATATCGGCTCCAGTTAATCAAACCCATTCTTCAGGAAAAGTACAATGTAAGAAAAATTGGTGTTTTTGGATCATTTGCACGTGGAGAACAAACGGGGAAGAGTGATATTGACATACTGGTTGAATTTTCAAAACCGATTGGCCTGGATTTTGTTGAGCTTAAAAACTTTCTGGAAAAAACATTAGGCAAGAAAGTAGATCTTGTAACAGTTAATGCACTAAAACCACAATTAAAGGAAGTGATTTTAAGCGAGGTCATTTATCAATGACAAAGAAATATATCATGTTTTTAGAAGACATTCTGAAATGTATTGAGGAATATACAAAAGGAATGGATTTCGAAAAGTTTAGAAATAATCAGCTCGTCATTGATGCGGTTATTCGCAATTTGGAAGTTATCGGTGAAGCAAGCAAATACGTGCCTGTTGAGATTCGTGAAAGTTATCCAAGTGTGCCTTGGAAAAGCATGATTGGCTTAAGGAATATTCTCATACACGAGTACTTCGGGATTGATGAAGAAATTGTTTGGGAGATCGTATCGAGTGATTTAAAAAAGATAAAGCCCGTAATAGAAGAAATTATAAGAAATTCTTGAACATCTAAACCAGCGATCATTGGGGTTAGGATGACAAACCTATTATTGTCATTGATAACATTACAAATCCCAAATAACAAAC from Caldalkalibacillus thermarum includes these protein-coding regions:
- a CDS encoding nucleotidyltransferase family protein, producing MSLDKNIEYRLQLIKPILQEKYNVRKIGVFGSFARGEQTGKSDIDILVEFSKPIGLDFVELKNFLEKTLGKKVDLVTVNALKPQLKEVILSEVIYQ
- a CDS encoding HepT-like ribonuclease domain-containing protein, with amino-acid sequence MTKKYIMFLEDILKCIEEYTKGMDFEKFRNNQLVIDAVIRNLEVIGEASKYVPVEIRESYPSVPWKSMIGLRNILIHEYFGIDEEIVWEIVSSDLKKIKPVIEEIIRNS